The following nucleotide sequence is from Coffea eugenioides isolate CCC68of chromosome 10, Ceug_1.0, whole genome shotgun sequence.
CTGGTGCATGTCTTCTGCATAATCAATAATGTTGCAGAAGAATAATGTAATTGCAGAAGTCATAGGTTCTTGATACAGATTATACAACGTACATGTATAGAAACTCCATATAGCTGATTCATTAAGTACCATTGCTATCGTTCGTTGTTGAAAGAAATGGTATGGTAAATATTTAATCGATTTCCATGATAAATGAGTAATTAACATGTTTACGTTGCCTACGTATATCTCATAATCCTGGCGGGGGCACAAGTCTTCAAAAAGGCTTTTAACATTTCCACCTGCATTATCTCCGGAACTAGGCACAAGTCTCTTTAACATCAAGATTAAGAGTATCTGTTGACTCTCGAGGATTTGAATCCCTGAGGAGCAGCCGCTTTCAACAGTTGTTTCTTAGAGTTACTGGCGACTGTTCTCGCAGAAGGAACTTCATGATCAACCTTTGACTTATCCGACAGAGACGTGCCTCTAGGAGGAGTACCTGGCGATTCTTCAGGATTTAGGCCTGAAAGCATGCGATTTCAACAGCGACCTGATCCGACGACGACCGCCAGGTGACTTCTCTGGATTTGGCCCTCCAGGAACAAGTCCTCCAACCTCACAGGCATTGGATTTTGTTAGGGAACCATGTGTAGGTTCTGGCTGCTCAACACTATCCAGCTCTATTCGAGATGGCCATTGCACCATAATGGGGTGGAACCAAACATATCAGCAGAAGAATCATTGCTGTAAACATATGGGATTTGACTTCGACAAGATCCATTGATTTACACGGAGCTCTTGCCTCTTTCTTACCTTGTCAGATTTTTGTAGCTGTTCTTGCCAAGTTCACCGTCTGATGGTAAAAGTTTCTAAGCCAAAATGGGAAGATCTGCTTAGGGAAATGCTTTCAAGTTATATATCTCTTCACTTACCATACAGTAATTGGAAAATAGAATTGATTTTATGGTTTTAATCACTACTATCACCGTACAAAAACGTACGTATCTACCGTTTATGCAAACTCACCTTACTACTATTATCACAATCATTTCCCAAAATGTGCCATTAATTATTCCTCTGTCATTTGTTCACCATAAAACCAGTTCCACCCTTTTTAGCCAAtctagtttaaattttttttaagatctttttttttttccataacTGCAAACTGTGTCAATCTTGATTTTGGAGTTTTAAGTATTGAATCCTAATTAATTGCTTCCATTTACTATTGATTTGATTTATGCTATAAATTGCTTTATGTTCCACTTTACAAATACTAATTGAAACTTGTTCCACGTCTGCTTAGTTTCAAATAATTTATACTTAACCCACGAACAACCACTACTACCGTCTATCAATTTCTTTGCTAAATATACATTTTGAGTCAAGTCAAATTCCCCCAAGAATGAAATAGAGATGGGAAAATGCCAGTTTTTACTCTTAAAACTTTGGGTCACGAACAAATTTTATCATTGCACTTTTTAGCATAACATTTTTAGTATTTGAACTATcaaattttgatcaattttatcCTCAAATGGGAAATTAAtcaatttaaagaaaatttgGAGTTGCGAATAAAGGTATTTGAGTTGGAAAAGTGAACATATCCATTCAATTTTACTGATTTTAAGTTGTGTAAACCTTTTTAATTAATGGGCAAATTTTCATTCAAATTGATTAATTATCCGTTTAAGAATGaaattgatcaaaaattgaTAATTCAAATACTAAATGTGTTGCTCCAGAAATTTCAAGGATGAAATGTATCCGTGGTCCAAAATTTAGGGACCAAAATTTGCATTTTCCCAAATAGAGACGTAAAATACGAGTAATTgttcacccaaaaaaaatgaaaaagaaaaaatagtagCAATGTTAGTTTTACGGTTTTTACCACCTCTCAGCTTAAGTGGCCCCCCGCACGAACCAATTCGAAAGGCTTTATAAAGTAGCGACAAACAGAAAACTCCTCTCTGACATCGGCTTGCCGGCAGAAAAATAATTTCGGATGGGAGAAATCGAAGAGGAAGCCGCACCAGCAAACGCCGACGAGTCATCACCGTTATTATCGGACCCGAATTCTCCCCATAGGATCCGGTCGGTTAGAACGACGGTGCCCGAGGTCGAGGTCCACCTCTATAAGCTTGGGAAAGGCCCCATCGACGTCTTCAAGTCCAGCCTCAGTGGGTGGGACCAAGACCAGTTGGAGGTCCGCGATATTCTGGACAAATATGGGTTCAAATCCGTCTATGCTTTCACTCCTGGGTCAGGTCGCGGAGCCCCGATCCGATTTAATCCCAGAAATGGCAGATCTTTGCTTTCTTACAAAGATGGCTCCGTTGTTTACCTCGATGGACAACCCAAGGTAATTTAAACTACAATTCCAGTATTACTCTAAATTCTCGTGCATTGCTTTTTgggatttttaaaatttttgttgttattaGTATTATTACTATTTTCATTTTGTGATTGATGCCTTGATGGGCAGTAAAATTTCGTATAGGCATGAATTGGGATTTGAAATTAAACTGAATTTGTTACTGTTCTGGATGTGGTGTCTATCTTATCAAGCATCAAATTCGAAATTTTAGTGTTAAAAAAACCATGCTAGAATAGATAGTGTTTAGCTCCTTAATATGTGTTGACAGGTTGCAGTGGAGTATAGCGAATGTAATTTGGGGAAGGTTGGCAGATAATTATGCAATTGCTATCTTAATGAATAATTTGATTGATGATTCTTTagaaacaaaatttcaaatagTCTAAATAGCTCAATGGGTTAGAGCTTGGTCCTACAATGAAACCTGTTTTTTGGGTTctaaagggcaaaaaaaaaagagaagaatttTTGGAAGGGGAAGCATAAACTTGGGAGGGAGAATGGGGAACAATGAGGAAGAAAGGCCCTTTAGCTACTGGGTAATACTTGACTCTCCACTAAGAAGCCTCTGTTTTGCAGCTATGCCACATTTACTGAAGGTTAATTGGAGAATTGTTGGCTTCCTAAAGATTATTTTGACCTTCCTTCTATTAACATGTAGATACATGAACATTTCAAAATCTTGGATCGATATGTTTGGTTAGTATCCTCAGAATTGCATAatacaatttttatttattctaaTTTCATATTGTTTCACAGaatattaaaattaatttttttaatgaaaatcaGTGGATCAAGAGactggaaaataaaaaaaataaagagagaaCAGGGGTGCGGTTCCCCTTCaaagagcagaaatcaagtagAAGATTCAACACCCCTgcccttttttttggggggggggggtgcaTAATTGTAGTCCTTTTTAACCTTATGGTCTTACCTCATCTATTCAAGCCTAAAAAGTTGATATAGCTTTGAAAATCATTATTCATGTGTGCTCTTTTATGAGACTCTTATGGATAGGTCACTCGTGAACaaaaaatttctgcaacttAAGTTTCTGGTTTATGCGTATCATCTGGTTtcttaaatttaaattttctttcaaaTGGTTTGGGAACTTCTCAAATGCAGAATTGACATGTTACGTGGCCAGGGAGTTGAAATGATGTAAAAAAGTTTCACTTATATAGGACTACTTTGAAGATGGTGGCGTGTGTCTATGGCTAAGTTGGAAAAATGGTTCTACATCAACTTGTTTCATTCTAAATGGAGCTAGGGGTGGTCATACAAGCCTCCTTTGTGCTAGGACAAGGAGTAAAATGAAACATTACTCGAAATATAGCAACAAATGAAgagaagtaaaaataaaaaagatgccTAGAGTAGTGCTAAATATCGTTTAGTCTTGTTCAACTTGGAGTTAAATTTTCATGTTCAGCTTTTGAACTTCCGGTTGTTCAAATTTTGATTGTTATTTATTCTAACCATGAAAGACAAATCCACATTAGATTGGAGATAGGGGCATGATTGAGGGGAGTGGGCAACAACCTCTTTCTCTGTGGAAGaggaggaggggggggggggggggggttggtcCTGTGGTGAATTGAGATGGTAAGTGGACAAGCACCTCTTTTCTGGTGGGAGAGAAGCAGGAAAATACGAGGAGGACACAATAGGACCGACTTGCAATTTCTTGATCCTTAGACATTTTGGGAAGGACATAAGTTGTAGCAATGGTATCTCGTAATAAAGCTCTTAGTTTGATGTGCGGTTGGATAATCATACAGCCTTTAAGATATAATCTCGTGATTTCTTTTCTCTTGCAGGATACATTTCTTGTCATACCAAAATGTGGTATCTGCTAAAATAGCATTAATAGCATATGTAGCTAACGTTTTCATTTTGGCCATATAATCACCAAGGAGCAAAGCTTTTCTTAACTTAAGAAGAGAGCTTTGCTCTGTTTCTACCTTTCCCCCCAAATCATACTGAATATTAATATTTGGTGCTTTGCTTTTTGAAAAACTTCCCATATGAATTTTGTGTTTTTGGTTGGAATCCATGCGTTTGCAATTGTTTTTTGAGTGCTATTCATCTTGAACATCTGATAAGATGCTGCAAGCATCTGGCATGAAACAGATGTAATAattaaggattaatctttcatATACTAACGATGTATACACTTTCACCAttggatgcatgacacataatccgaatttgaatttaaaacctAAATTTTGCATGTGTGTTGTGCATCTAACTgtaatagtatatacactgtcagtgtgtataaaatttactcaataATTAATTGACATGATGCTTTTATAACATCTTATTTCAGGACTCTTTGGTCAAACCAGTTACGAAAATAGTGTCCGGGGTTGCATTTATAACCGCTTTGATAGTATTTGCTATCAAGGAGGCCCCGCCAGATTGGGCAAGTAAGTTGAACCTTTCAGGTGGTCGTATTCCCCCATGGATCCTTGCTTGCGTGGTTATTGTGTTCACCCGCATGAGGAAGAGAACTAGGGATTTTCTGGAAAAGCGTGGCAGATGAATTGAAGCTTTCATGAGCTTAGGCAAATTTTATTGGCgtgaaaattttcagttctTAAACATTTCCATGTTCCAGCTAGTACTAACCATCACATGGTGCTGTTGCTTAGATTTCCTCAGAAAATACAGAGAACCTTCCCCTGTTGCACTCATTTACGTATAAATAACTAGTTTGGGTACTTGCAGAatgataatttattttttttcccgaGATTAATAAGCAGAAGAAAAGTTTAACTACTTGTGCTATTTTAAAGGTATTAAGTTGATCGATAATTCTTTTATGCCACACTTAACCGGTACATAAGCATGGCAAAGGCAATCAATCATGCGTTAATAATGGCAAGAAAATCGCGAAGCCACCGGAATCTTGGGTTCGAAACCTCtcacttggaaaaaaaaaaaaaaagggttgatGATAAATTGATATTCTCATGATTGAAACATAATAATCACTTTCAAAAGGATCTTAAACCTGAACAATCTCGTTGGTATTGTATTTGCCCTTTTTAATACACAGGATGACACAAGTGAGGGTGGGTTCCTTTGAAGTATAACTTACACTAAGGAATAAAGTACTTACTTGCCTTCCACATTTGGTATAAAAAGAATGGAAGTTAAAGCATAATGATAATGCATTCATCCAAATCAAGTGCCTCTTTTATCAATTATTTCTAAAGATCTCAACAAATGTTTAAGTATTTCCTTCTACGAGTTTAGGAGCAATATTAATCGGTTAATTGTTTATTTACATGCcttgtaaattttatttttccgctTAGTATGGATCATAATGAAATTGCTTCCTACAAGTTCCCTACGGGCTTTGTTCTTGATTGATCACTTTAACTAATTATAGATTCTGACGGTGGATAATTAGTTTTTGTGATGTtcttaattaattatatatattaattatagAATTTTTAATGATAAAAAAGTTAAATTTATAATCACCTAAAGATTAGTTTTTTGTTGATTCTAAATTTTTACGCAATCAATTTCTATAATCAGATTTTGTAACAATCGAGAACAGGGCCTACACATAGAGCTTTCCTCTGAGAGTCCTGAACCGTAGCTAATAAGGCCCTGAAAACGTCATTTTCACCTATCGTTCTTAACTTTAACAATAATGGTCCCCAATATTGCTCACGAAACTGGGTCTTGGGAATACATTCTTTGGACCTACTGGGAATGATACTGATTTGATCCAATCAGATAACTCATCAATTCTGTATAAATCATTGGATTACATGTCTCAGAATGTTAAACAATTGTATTTGAAGTGTTGGGCTATACGCACCATTATCTGAAAAGTAAGTTCGGCCCAAATAGCTAATTTACTCTTAAGTTGGGCGAGGTCTTTGTCCTTTGTTTCTCCGTTTGATGAATTGCaaataactccccctcacaaaAAATATTCCTAAAATGATTCCTTCATACTTTATTAATTATTTCCATAATAGCCTTTTCTGCTATCCATCCGGTCAGACTCAAACGAAAATGAGAAAAAGGGTAAACCCCTTTATTAGCCATTAATACAGTGCAAAAGAATCCATCTTCCCTTTTTCGGACTATAAGACTCTATTTTGTTTCTATTTATCACTCTTCTGTAACTCTCCTCACCAAAAAAGTCTTGGATACTTAACATAAAACTGATGatacaaaatctaaaatttgattATTCATTTCCATACCAGTTGCAATAATTTTCTCTTTGTGACGCTCTCCTtctcactaaaaaaaaaaaagaaaaattcattcAGGGAAATTGGAATTATCACCAAACATGAGggaaaaatctaaaattttgatTATTCATCTCCGCTCCAATTATGGTGATTTTCTCTTTCTGATGCCTTCATTCCTATAGGAACTATTAGTATATTTACATAGAACTCTCCTTCACTTATTCATTCTATTAACTCTTTTTGGAGTTTTAGTTTTGATTTTGTTGTACTGCATTGGACGGAAGTTCGTTGTGCATGTGGTTATGTGGGGCGAATAGCAAGTAAGGTTGAGGAAAGGAGCTTATGCATTTATTTTGGATGAACACTCTGTGAGTCTGGAATCTCATGTATTGCCAATGGTGGTGACAAGAATCTGATTGAGTTTGTagaatttgattgaaaaaacATGGAGGAGGTTTCTACTTGTTAGAGATAAGATCAGAAGATTAGATTAGTAATAAAATTTGGAGTTGAATCATtgtaggaatattttctaggaAAACAAAGGTTATTTTGGCAAAGGACTGCTGAATTGAGTAGGAGCAGGAAAAGTCTCAAAAGCAATTCGAATTGGTAAAACTAGCAACCTAACTAGAAGTATCAGATAAAAAAATTCTTGATGTGGACGATACGAATAGAAATTAGATGAAGCAAACAAAACGACATCCAGTTTCGGTGCATGTCACTATTAGTTTGGCATGCATAATTATCCACTGTAAATAATGAGTCTCTAGAAAACCTGGAATTGACTAATTTTGAAACTAACAAACAATTGGCAATTGATCATCACGAGCCTATAAGCGGGGATGTGGACCTCAGGCTCGCATAGTTGGGTTTATTCAATTCCTTgagattgttttttttttttttttttatataatgaTTCCTTGTGATTGTTATATTTGCCCTCATATTTAATCTAATGTACAATCACATTATCTTATAATACTGAACATGatatgaaatattttattcaagTATATTAAAATTTTCACGAATAGAATAATATCATGTGCTTGTATAACAAAAATGCAAGCGCAACTGTACCTGTCCAAATTGAGTCAACTCATGCTGTATACATGAACGTTAAGAACCAAACCTGATTTTATTatactatatttatttttatacaaGTTTTTTTATGCAAATTAAAATACCCATACTGGCTCGAGTCGCTCATTTTCCATCTCAACTTTTTCTCAAGTATCTGGAACACAATTCTTAATCTGAACATTCTTTCTCATTACAGATAGGAAGGAGAATGCGTAGGTGGAAAGAAGCATTGGACAGAGTCCGATTTATTCAATTAATGTGTCTCATCATTGTTCCCAAATGATGGCTAAGTGGCTGCGCATAGGTTTATTAACTTGAAAAAATTGTATGCAA
It contains:
- the LOC113748942 gene encoding uncharacterized protein LOC113748942, with amino-acid sequence MGEIEEEAAPANADESSPLLSDPNSPHRIRSVRTTVPEVEVHLYKLGKGPIDVFKSSLSGWDQDQLEVRDILDKYGFKSVYAFTPGSGRGAPIRFNPRNGRSLLSYKDGSVVYLDGQPKDSLVKPVTKIVSGVAFITALIVFAIKEAPPDWASKLNLSGGRIPPWILACVVIVFTRMRKRTRDFLEKRGR